Proteins encoded in a region of the Pseudomonas viciae genome:
- the gshB gene encoding glutathione synthase, producing the protein MSVRVGIVMDPIASISYKKDSSLAMLLAAQKRGWELFYMEQRDLYQAEGQARARMKPLKVFANPEKWFELGTESDALLSDLDVILMRKDPPFDMEFVYSTYLLEQAENAGVLVVNKPQSLRDCNEKLFATLFPQCTPPTIVSRRPDVLREFADHHGDVILKPLDGMGGSSIFRHTAGHPNLSVILETLTLHGKQQIMIQGYLPAIIDGDKRILMIDGEPVDYCLARIPAAGETRGNLAAGGRGEARPLTEKDRWIAAQVGPTLREKGLLFVGLDVIGEHLTEINVTSPTCIREIDNAFGTDIGGMLMDAIDQKLKAR; encoded by the coding sequence ATGAGCGTACGCGTCGGCATTGTCATGGACCCTATCGCCAGCATTTCCTATAAAAAGGATAGCTCGCTGGCCATGCTGCTGGCCGCTCAAAAGCGCGGCTGGGAGCTGTTCTACATGGAGCAGCGTGACCTCTACCAGGCCGAAGGCCAGGCGCGGGCGCGGATGAAGCCGCTGAAAGTCTTCGCCAACCCCGAAAAATGGTTTGAGCTGGGCACCGAAAGCGATGCGCTGCTGAGCGACCTGGACGTGATCCTGATGCGCAAGGATCCGCCATTCGACATGGAGTTCGTCTACTCCACCTACCTGCTTGAGCAAGCCGAAAACGCCGGTGTACTGGTGGTCAACAAGCCCCAGAGCCTGCGCGACTGCAACGAAAAACTGTTCGCCACGCTGTTCCCGCAGTGCACGCCGCCGACCATCGTCAGCCGGCGCCCGGATGTGCTGCGTGAATTTGCCGATCATCACGGCGACGTGATCCTCAAGCCCCTGGACGGCATGGGCGGCTCCTCGATCTTCCGACACACCGCCGGCCACCCGAACCTCTCGGTGATCCTGGAAACCCTGACCTTGCACGGCAAGCAGCAGATCATGATCCAGGGTTACCTGCCGGCCATCATCGACGGCGACAAACGCATCCTGATGATCGACGGCGAACCAGTGGATTATTGCCTGGCGCGCATCCCGGCAGCCGGCGAAACCCGCGGTAACCTGGCGGCCGGCGGTCGGGGCGAAGCCCGTCCGTTGACCGAGAAGGACCGCTGGATCGCGGCCCAGGTCGGCCCGACCCTGCGCGAGAAAGGCCTGTTGTTCGTGGGCCTGGACGTGATTGGCGAGCATTTGACGGAAATCAACGTCACCAGCCCGACCTGCATCCGCGAAATCGACAAC
- the pilH gene encoding twitching motility response regulator PilH → MARILIVDDSPTEMYKLTGMLEKHGHQVLKAENGADGVALARQEKPDAVLMDIVMPGLNGFQATRQLTKDPDTGHIPVIIITTKDQDTDKVWGTRQGAKDYLTKPVDEETLIATLNKVLAG, encoded by the coding sequence ATGGCACGTATTCTGATCGTCGATGATTCGCCGACCGAAATGTACAAACTGACCGGTATGCTGGAAAAGCACGGCCATCAGGTCCTGAAGGCCGAAAACGGCGCCGACGGCGTGGCCCTGGCCCGCCAGGAAAAACCCGATGCCGTGCTGATGGACATCGTCATGCCCGGCCTCAACGGTTTCCAGGCCACGCGCCAGTTGACCAAGGACCCGGACACCGGGCACATCCCGGTGATCATCATCACCACCAAGGACCAGGACACCGACAAGGTCTGGGGCACGCGCCAAGGGGCGAAGGATTACCTGACCAAGCCGGTGGACGAAGAAACCCTGATCGCGACCTTGAACAAAGTGCTGGCGGGTTGA
- a CDS encoding response regulator, protein MAEHLTQQQPSALKVMVIDDSKTIRRTAETLLRNVGCEVITAIDGFDALAKIADHHPGIIFVDIMMPRLDGYQTCALIKNNSAFKATPVIMLSSRDGLFDKAKGRIVGSDQFLTKPFSKEELLGAIQAHVPGFIAVQPHQAH, encoded by the coding sequence ATGGCAGAGCATCTTACGCAGCAGCAACCCAGTGCCTTGAAGGTCATGGTCATCGACGACTCGAAGACCATCCGCCGCACCGCCGAAACCCTGCTGCGCAACGTGGGGTGCGAGGTAATCACGGCCATCGACGGCTTCGACGCCCTGGCCAAGATCGCCGACCATCATCCGGGCATCATCTTTGTCGACATCATGATGCCGCGCCTGGACGGTTACCAGACCTGCGCCCTGATCAAGAACAACAGCGCGTTCAAGGCCACGCCGGTGATCATGCTGTCGTCCCGGGACGGGTTGTTCGACAAGGCCAAGGGGCGCATCGTCGGTTCCGATCAGTTTTTGACCAAACCGTTCAGCAAGGAAGAACTGTTGGGGGCAATACAGGCCCATGTTCCGGGCTTTATCGCTGTCCAGCCGCACCAGGCACATTAA